One genomic region from Sciurus carolinensis chromosome 2, mSciCar1.2, whole genome shotgun sequence encodes:
- the Ift52 gene encoding intraflagellar transport protein 52 homolog isoform X2 yields the protein MVVTGPQVTMEKEVRSTILFNAYKKEVFTTNNGYKSMQKRLRSNWKIQNLKEEITSEKLIGVKLWITAGPREKFTAAEFEVLKKYLDSGGDILVMLGEGGESRFDTNINFLLEEYGIMVNNDAVVRNVYYKYFHPKEALVSNGVLNSRAAGKTVPGIIDEESSGNNAQALTFVYPFGATLSVMKPAVAVLSTGSVCFPLNRPILAFYHSKNQGGKLAVLGSCHMFSDQYLDKEENSKIMDVVFQWLTTGDIHLNQIDAEDPEISDYMMLPDTATLSERLRVCLQEGDENPRDFTTLFDLSISQLDTASLPKVIKAHEQLNVKHEPLQLIQPQFETPLPALQPAVFPPSFRELPPPPLELFDLDETFSSEKARLAQITNKCTEEDLEFYVRKCGDILGVTSKLPKDQQDAKHILEHIFFQVVEFKKLNQEHDIDTSEIAFQNNF from the exons ATGGTGGTCACTGGGCCTCAG GTAACCATGGAGAAGGAGGTTCGGAGCACCATTCTTTTCAATGCATACAAAAAGGAGGTATTTACCACCAACAATGGCTATAAATCCATGCAGAAAAGACTTCGGAGTAATTGGAAGATTCAGAA cTTAAAAGAGGAAATCACATCTGAGAAGCTAATTGGAGTGAAACTGTGGATTACAGCTGGGCCAAGGGAAAAATTTACTGCAGCTGAG ttTGAAGTTCTGAAGAAGTACCTTGACAGTGGTGGGGATATCCTTGTGATGCTAGGAGAAGGTGGAGAATCCAGATTTGACACCAATATTAATTTTCTACTAGAAGAATATGGAATCATGGTTAATAATG ATGCTGTGGTTAGAAATGTATATTACAAGTATTTCCATCCTAAGGAAGCTCTGGTTTCCAATGGAGTATTGAACAG CCGAGCAGCAGGAAAAACGGTGCCTGGAATCATTGATGAGGAGAGCAGTGGGAACAATGCCCA GGCTCTCACCTTTGTCTATCCTTTTGGTGCCACTTTGAGTGTCATGAAACCAGCAGTGGCTGTTCTGTCCACAGGCTCTGTCTGCTTCCCACTTAACAGACCCATTCTGGCTTTCTACCACTCAAAG AACCAAGGTGGGAAGCTGGCAGTGCTTGGCTCGTGTCACATGTTCAGTGACCAGTATttggataaagaagaaaacagcaaaatCATG gatgTTGTTTTCCAGTGGCTCACAACAGGAGACATCCATCTAAACCAGATTGATGCTGAAGACCCAGAG ATCTCCGACTACATGATGCTACCTGACACAGCCACCCTGTCAGAGCGGCTCCGAGTGTGTCTCCAGGAGGGCGATGAGAACCCACGTGACTTTACCACCCTCTTCGACCTGTCCATTTCCCAGCTGGATACAGCCTCCCTCCCCAAGGTCATCAA GGCTCATGAGCAGCTAAACGTGAAGCATGAACCACTCCAGCTCATCCAACCTCAGTTTGAGACGCCACTGCCAGCCCTTCAGCCTGCG GTTTTTCCCCCTAGCTTCAGGGAGTtaccacctcctcctctggaactGTTTGACTTAGATGAGACATTCTCATCCGAGAAAGCACGGCTTGCTCAGATCACCAATAAGT GTACTGAAGAGGACCTGGAATTCTATGTGAGAAAGTGTGGGGACATTCTTGGAGTAACCAGTAAACTACCAAAGGATCAACAGGATGCCAAACATATCCTTGAGCACATCTTTTTCCAAGTGGTGGAATTCAAGAAATTGAACCAG GAACATGACATCGATACAAGTGAAATAGCATTCCAGAACAACTTCTGA
- the Ift52 gene encoding intraflagellar transport protein 52 homolog isoform X1, translating into MVVTGPQVTMEKEVRSTILFNAYKKEVFTTNNGYKSMQKRLRSNWKIQNLKEEITSEKLIGVKLWITAGPREKFTAAEFEVLKKYLDSGGDILVMLGEGGESRFDTNINFLLEEYGIMVNNDAVVRNVYYKYFHPKEALVSNGVLNREISRAAGKTVPGIIDEESSGNNAQALTFVYPFGATLSVMKPAVAVLSTGSVCFPLNRPILAFYHSKNQGGKLAVLGSCHMFSDQYLDKEENSKIMDVVFQWLTTGDIHLNQIDAEDPEISDYMMLPDTATLSERLRVCLQEGDENPRDFTTLFDLSISQLDTASLPKVIKAHEQLNVKHEPLQLIQPQFETPLPALQPAVFPPSFRELPPPPLELFDLDETFSSEKARLAQITNKCTEEDLEFYVRKCGDILGVTSKLPKDQQDAKHILEHIFFQVVEFKKLNQEHDIDTSEIAFQNNF; encoded by the exons ATGGTGGTCACTGGGCCTCAG GTAACCATGGAGAAGGAGGTTCGGAGCACCATTCTTTTCAATGCATACAAAAAGGAGGTATTTACCACCAACAATGGCTATAAATCCATGCAGAAAAGACTTCGGAGTAATTGGAAGATTCAGAA cTTAAAAGAGGAAATCACATCTGAGAAGCTAATTGGAGTGAAACTGTGGATTACAGCTGGGCCAAGGGAAAAATTTACTGCAGCTGAG ttTGAAGTTCTGAAGAAGTACCTTGACAGTGGTGGGGATATCCTTGTGATGCTAGGAGAAGGTGGAGAATCCAGATTTGACACCAATATTAATTTTCTACTAGAAGAATATGGAATCATGGTTAATAATG ATGCTGTGGTTAGAAATGTATATTACAAGTATTTCCATCCTAAGGAAGCTCTGGTTTCCAATGGAGTATTGAACAG ggaAATTAGCCGAGCAGCAGGAAAAACGGTGCCTGGAATCATTGATGAGGAGAGCAGTGGGAACAATGCCCA GGCTCTCACCTTTGTCTATCCTTTTGGTGCCACTTTGAGTGTCATGAAACCAGCAGTGGCTGTTCTGTCCACAGGCTCTGTCTGCTTCCCACTTAACAGACCCATTCTGGCTTTCTACCACTCAAAG AACCAAGGTGGGAAGCTGGCAGTGCTTGGCTCGTGTCACATGTTCAGTGACCAGTATttggataaagaagaaaacagcaaaatCATG gatgTTGTTTTCCAGTGGCTCACAACAGGAGACATCCATCTAAACCAGATTGATGCTGAAGACCCAGAG ATCTCCGACTACATGATGCTACCTGACACAGCCACCCTGTCAGAGCGGCTCCGAGTGTGTCTCCAGGAGGGCGATGAGAACCCACGTGACTTTACCACCCTCTTCGACCTGTCCATTTCCCAGCTGGATACAGCCTCCCTCCCCAAGGTCATCAA GGCTCATGAGCAGCTAAACGTGAAGCATGAACCACTCCAGCTCATCCAACCTCAGTTTGAGACGCCACTGCCAGCCCTTCAGCCTGCG GTTTTTCCCCCTAGCTTCAGGGAGTtaccacctcctcctctggaactGTTTGACTTAGATGAGACATTCTCATCCGAGAAAGCACGGCTTGCTCAGATCACCAATAAGT GTACTGAAGAGGACCTGGAATTCTATGTGAGAAAGTGTGGGGACATTCTTGGAGTAACCAGTAAACTACCAAAGGATCAACAGGATGCCAAACATATCCTTGAGCACATCTTTTTCCAAGTGGTGGAATTCAAGAAATTGAACCAG GAACATGACATCGATACAAGTGAAATAGCATTCCAGAACAACTTCTGA